From Topomyia yanbarensis strain Yona2022 chromosome 1, ASM3024719v1, whole genome shotgun sequence, one genomic window encodes:
- the LOC131695343 gene encoding odorant receptor 49b-like: MLVGRKQPFRMMSSTVQLCKFAGLWDEKNQRKAPWQAVFIAFSLIFWYILPSVAFIIRNEKNITFQLKPILELFAMNVFTVRLLVHLLYRETLQLCYHEMQHVFSDFEDNPDEDVRSILKHLLKSADWLTKYYTCGVMLQASIYGWVPAILTIIRYMISADPPELPSTVLEADFIFFDHKSNFWMWLPSMITSLIVQYMMLTAMSANECLLWNLLHHVSCAFKIIGMEISKLNQWKDPVQWRRKFAVIVENHEVCYRSVRHLENALRPVMAILYCSCVLQTCYIMFVVSMVKDYILIGSMVFVLNYTIFMIFSFSMLGTELMDASASVSNAIYNTCWYERSDVERRSLLFMQMRSQREATISAAKFFYITRGTFAGAMKSAFSYFTIMQQFYGEN; this comes from the exons ATGCTGGTCGGACGGAAACAACCCTTTCGGATGATGAGTTCCACTGTTCAACTGTGCAAATTTGCTGGACTCTGGGATGAGAAGAATCAACGAAAAGCACCCTGGCAAGCCGTGTTTATAGCATTCAGTCTGATTTTCTGGTACATCCTACCAAGTGTGGCGTTCATTATTCGAAACGAGAAAAATATAACATTTCAGCTAAAACCGATCTTGGAGCTATTTGCCATGAACGTTTTTACCGTACGGCTTCTGGTTCATTTGCTGTACCGGGAGACGCTTCAACTGTGCTATCACGAAATGCAGCACGTGTTCTCCGACTTCGAGGATAACCCAGATGAAGACGTAAGAAGTATCTTAAAACATTTGCTGAAATCGGCAGATTGGCTCACAAAATATTACACTTGCGGTGTAATGCTTCAAGCCTCAATATACGGCTGGGTACCGGCAATTCTAACCATTATTAGGTACATGATCAGCGCTGATCCTCCCGAGCTACCGTCGACCGTACTGGAAGCGGA TttcatatttttcgatcatAAGTCGAATTTCTGGATGTGGCTACCGTCAATGATCACATCGCTGATTGTTCAGTACATGATGCTCACCGCTATGTCCGCAAACGAGTGCCTCTTGTGGAACCTTCTGCATCACGTGTCCTGTGCATTTAAGATCATCGGAATGGAGATATCTAAACTGAATCAGTGGAAGGATCCCGTTCAGTGGCGAAGAAAATTTGCCGTTATTGTAGAAAACCACGAAGTTTGCTACAG GAGTGTTCGCCATCTAGAAAATGCACTGCGTCCGGTGATGGCGATACTGTATTGTTCCTGTGTTCTACAGACCTGCTATATCATGTTCGTCGTCAGTATG GTTAAGGATTACATCCTGATCGGATCGATGGTTTTTGTATTGAACTACACCATATTCATGATCTTTTCGTTTTCAATGCTGGGAACGGAGTTGATGGATGCG AGCGCCTCCGTTTCGAATGCCATCTACAACACGTGCTGGTACGAACGGTCGGACGTGGAAAGGCGTTCCTTACTGTTCATGCAAATGAGATCCCAGAGGGAGGCTACCATCAGCGCGGCGAAATTTTTCTACATTACCCGAGGAACATTCGCAGGG GCTATGAAATCAGCTTTCTCATACTTTACGATAATGCAACAATTCTACGGAGAAAACTAA
- the LOC131695350 gene encoding odorant receptor 22c-like, with product MKALIETIITVKVTFQAFLFANYRPQLERIFAELQSVLERRSLDTQYEVQNTIRHLQSSSDWLIKVYLGIETFSLTVYCVIPTGLTILKYATTGIVPPLIGIAEADFVLFDFTSSFWIWLPITLFTDLIIVLNIIMTVIQDSFYWCLLHHVSCLFKIIKMQIIRLDEFHEAQQFHEKLIEIVLMQGVAYRSLLQKCQRIKTALSALMLLLYGTCMCILCMTMMVIAIASGDTDLLSKMGVIVYFIFFQIFSYSMLGTELMTASSSIADAVYATHWYKRSIPEQRNLLFVLKRSQRMATLTAANLFGVSRATFTMTIRSAFSYFTVLWQFYGTSEHP from the exons ATGAAGGCACTGATAGAAACCATCATCACAGTAAAAGTAACGTTTCAAGCTTTCCTATTTGCCAACTATCGTCCACAGCTGGAGCGAATCTTTGCTGAACTGCAATCTGTTCTGGAGCGACGTTCCTTAGATACGCAATACGAGGTTCAAAATACAATACGTCATTTGCAGTCCTCTTCCGATTGGCTTATTAAAGTATATCTCGGTATTGAGACGTTCAGCCTAACGGTCTATTGTGTTATTCCAACAGGTTTAACCATATTGAAGTATGCAACGACAGGAATTGTTCCACCTCTCATCGGTATAGCGGAAGCCGA CTTTGTACTGTTTGACTTCACCTCTAGTTTCTGGATATGGTTACCAATAACGCTATTCACCGATTTGATAATTGTACTAAACATAATTATGACTGTCATTCAAGATAGCTTCTACTGGTGTTTGTTGCATCACGTGTCCTGtttattcaaaataattaaaatgcagaTTATACGGCTAGATGAGTTTCACGAAGCTCAACAATTCCACGAAAAACTCATCGAAATTGTGCTTATGCAAGGAGTTGCTTACAG ATCTCTGCTACAGAAGTGCCAAAGGATTAAAACAGCACTTAGTGCATTGATGCTGCTACTCTACGGAACGTGTATGTGTATTCTCTGTATGACAATGATGGTCATCGCTATA GCTAGTGGAGACACCGACCTGCTGAGCAAAATGGGAGTTATTGTgtactttatttttttccaaatattttcCTACTCAATGTTGGGAACGGAACTCATGACGGCG AGTTCATCGATAGCGGATGCAGTCTATGCCACACAttggtacaaacgctcgattcCCGAACAACGCAACCTATTGTTCGTACTGAAACGATCGCAACGTATGGCAACGCTTACTGCGGCAAATCTCTTCGGAGTCAGTCGGGCAACCTTCACTATG ACTATTAGATCTGCGTTCTCATACTTTACGGTACTATGGCAATTTTACGGCACATCAGAGCATCCGTGA